Proteins found in one Bacilli bacterium PM5-9 genomic segment:
- a CDS encoding hypothetical protein (product_source=Hypo-rule applied; cath_funfam=2.60.450.10; cleavage_site_network=SignalP-noTM; superfamily=46785,50998,58046): protein MKKRFNFLAIALAFFCLLTSNVNADSVEDWNGFGGNRENNKITYSKTPTSLEDIRSITTVKSSGYVMDPVIIGDKMYAVSGSELVEFNKDGSLTGRKTSVGYVGFFSKIAFGENKIFIAASKNIVAVDIDTFKPIWKTEVIDNVQALSAITYYNGYIYSGYTIPKGASSMPSDGFFFAINVKDDDTSKSDEIKEFAWTYPKEEENQVDSGYYWADPVIVNNAVIFAGDNGEVISHHLTTDLIFDKYQLSPSSDVRKVRSTIVYDKKENAIYVGTQDTHELYKIPMLDRTFDRSNIIMNDEVKTISGGFAIGEKNIYVPSGGQSGKGFSVLDKDLNLIGTEMAYGTQSIPLVSEFSDGATYVYFLEYVSGKLIIAKDLNNGTMPTFIEYKSDDMKAYNSNSVTPFYDGTLVIPYNDFSNGGFVFIDSKSKEVTKSDIEVLIEKSSTMTKYTDYDKISDIKKRVDNFKNDNTGIVISNEEKLSNNYNLVIESMNQEAAKLSSLVMMDSLKTEKLLANYTNLSSDAQNSINSMYLTLLEQSSDGFWDGFKKNIYPNTIINDVNNIKGIVNGNEKIAYKYKAYIDHINANYQNLRDEIEKEKIKPIIEELVYMSTLEENKEVYNELDKKISNIPDSLSLKNKGYIVEIESLLSGLSKDAQKIYIENNEAGYQMYEAAKKEISAQQELVNKINEDIELIDPNKVTYNDKVLVDSIIARYNSLSAENKTFVSDWYENILDAKKAIDKITIRTEKKGSTTYTYQKVNNKWLLIKKYTETKKDGIITKKQTLTYNVKGKLTSNTTIQRSKNKKYVTTLANIRTYYSSVKLKSNKTTTRNLNTGKLVKVKVTSYYKNGKKQRDTTTNYKSGKKSTYVDYRYNKKGQLKSNKYGKAYYTKKTYKNGKLKKTLKYRYNAKGKKVKR from the coding sequence ATGAAAAAAAGATTTAATTTTTTAGCAATAGCTTTAGCATTTTTTTGCTTGTTGACAAGTAATGTAAATGCTGATTCTGTTGAAGATTGGAATGGCTTTGGTGGTAATAGAGAAAATAATAAAATTACTTATTCTAAAACACCAACAAGTTTAGAAGATATTAGAAGTATTACTACAGTAAAATCAAGTGGATATGTTATGGATCCAGTAATTATTGGTGATAAGATGTATGCTGTAAGTGGTAGCGAATTAGTTGAGTTTAATAAAGATGGCTCATTAACTGGTCGAAAAACTTCTGTAGGATATGTAGGTTTTTTTAGCAAGATTGCATTTGGTGAAAATAAAATATTTATAGCAGCAAGCAAAAATATAGTTGCTGTTGATATTGATACATTTAAACCAATTTGGAAAACTGAAGTAATTGATAATGTGCAAGCTCTTTCAGCAATCACATATTATAATGGATATATATATAGTGGTTACACAATTCCGAAGGGTGCATCTTCTATGCCATCTGATGGATTCTTCTTCGCAATCAATGTAAAAGATGATGATACTAGTAAAAGTGATGAAATTAAAGAATTCGCTTGGACATATCCAAAAGAAGAAGAAAATCAAGTTGACTCAGGTTATTACTGGGCTGATCCTGTAATCGTAAACAATGCCGTAATCTTTGCAGGAGATAATGGTGAAGTTATATCACATCATCTTACAACTGATTTAATTTTTGATAAATATCAATTAAGTCCATCAAGTGATGTTAGAAAAGTTAGATCGACAATTGTTTATGATAAAAAAGAAAATGCAATATATGTTGGAACACAAGATACTCATGAATTATATAAAATTCCAATGCTTGATAGAACATTTGATCGTTCAAATATAATAATGAATGATGAAGTAAAAACTATTTCTGGTGGTTTTGCGATTGGAGAAAAAAATATTTATGTTCCATCTGGTGGTCAAAGTGGTAAAGGTTTTTCAGTTTTAGATAAAGATTTAAATTTAATTGGAACTGAGATGGCTTATGGAACACAGTCAATTCCATTAGTTAGTGAATTTAGTGATGGTGCTACTTATGTATATTTTTTAGAATATGTTAGTGGAAAATTAATAATTGCTAAAGACTTGAATAATGGAACAATGCCAACATTTATTGAATATAAAAGTGATGATATGAAGGCATATAATTCAAATAGCGTTACACCTTTTTATGATGGAACATTAGTAATTCCATATAATGATTTTTCAAATGGTGGATTTGTTTTTATCGATAGTAAATCAAAAGAAGTGACTAAAAGTGATATTGAGGTTTTAATTGAAAAAAGTTCAACAATGACTAAATATACTGATTATGACAAAATAAGTGATATCAAAAAAAGAGTTGATAATTTTAAAAATGATAATACTGGAATAGTAATAAGCAATGAAGAAAAATTATCAAACAATTATAATTTAGTAATAGAAAGTATGAATCAAGAAGCAGCAAAATTAAGCTCTCTTGTAATGATGGATAGTCTTAAAACAGAAAAATTACTAGCAAATTATACTAATCTATCAAGTGATGCTCAAAATAGTATCAATTCAATGTATTTAACATTACTGGAACAAAGTAGTGATGGTTTTTGGGATGGTTTTAAAAAAAATATATACCCAAATACAATTATAAATGATGTTAATAATATTAAGGGAATAGTTAATGGTAATGAAAAAATTGCTTATAAATACAAAGCATATATTGATCATATAAATGCTAATTATCAAAATTTAAGAGATGAAATTGAAAAAGAAAAAATAAAACCTATTATTGAAGAATTAGTATATATGTCTACTTTAGAAGAAAATAAAGAAGTGTATAATGAATTAGATAAAAAAATTAGTAATATACCAGATTCTTTATCATTAAAAAATAAAGGTTATATTGTAGAAATAGAATCGCTATTAAGTGGTTTATCAAAGGATGCTCAAAAAATCTATATTGAAAATAATGAAGCAGGATATCAAATGTACGAAGCTGCAAAAAAAGAAATTTCAGCTCAACAAGAGTTAGTTAATAAAATTAATGAAGATATTGAATTGATTGATCCAAATAAAGTAACTTATAATGATAAAGTTTTAGTTGATAGTATTATTGCTAGATACAATAGTTTAAGTGCTGAAAATAAAACATTTGTAAGTGATTGGTATGAAAATATTTTAGATGCTAAAAAAGCAATTGATAAAATTACAATTAGAACTGAGAAAAAAGGTTCAACTACATATACATATCAAAAAGTTAATAATAAATGGTTATTAATTAAAAAATATACAGAAACTAAAAAGGATGGTATTATTACTAAAAAACAAACACTAACATATAATGTTAAAGGCAAATTAACTAGTAATACTACTATTCAAAGAAGTAAAAATAAAAAGTATGTAACTACTTTGGCAAATATTAGAACATACTATTCTAGTGTTAAATTAAAATCAAATAAAACTACTACTAGAAATTTAAATACTGGTAAATTAGTAAAAGTTAAAGTGACTTCATATTATAAAAATGGTAAAAAACAAAGAGATACAACTACAAATTATAAATCGGGTAAAAAATCTACTTATGTTGATTATAGATATAATAAAAAAGGTCAATTAAAATCAAATAAATATGGGAAAGCATATTATACTAAAAAGACATATAAAAATGGTAAATTGAAGAAAACTTTAAAATATCGTTATAATGCAAAAGGTAAAAAAGTTAAAAGATAG
- a CDS encoding Cys-tRNA(Pro)/Cys-tRNA(Cys) deacylase (product_source=KO:K03976; cath_funfam=3.90.960.10; cog=COG2606; ko=KO:K03976; pfam=PF04073; superfamily=55826; tigrfam=TIGR00011), with protein MKTNAMRILDQKKVKYDVHSYADTGAISGLEVAKVLNQSTDKLFKTLVTTGKSGEHYVFVVPVSKELDLKKAAKAVNEKSVMMLKSKDLLPLTGYVHGGCSPIGMKKQFKTVIDESVDNQETFYVNAGKIGYQVELSVLELEKVLRFEKHDISTSE; from the coding sequence ATGAAAACAAATGCAATGAGAATTTTAGATCAAAAAAAAGTTAAATATGATGTGCATAGTTATGCTGATACTGGTGCAATTAGTGGACTTGAAGTTGCTAAGGTTTTAAATCAATCAACAGACAAACTATTTAAAACGTTAGTTACAACTGGTAAAAGTGGTGAACATTATGTTTTTGTAGTTCCAGTTAGTAAAGAATTGGATTTAAAAAAGGCAGCAAAGGCTGTAAATGAAAAATCTGTTATGATGCTTAAATCTAAAGATTTACTTCCATTAACAGGATATGTTCATGGTGGTTGTTCACCAATTGGTATGAAAAAACAATTTAAAACAGTAATTGATGAAAGTGTTGATAATCAAGAGACCTTTTATGTTAATGCTGGAAAAATTGGTTATCAAGTGGAATTATCAGTTTTAGAATTAGAAAAAGTATTGCGTTTTGAAAAACATGATATTTCAACAAGTGAATAA
- a CDS encoding IMP dehydrogenase (product_source=KO:K00088; cath_funfam=3.20.20.70; cog=COG0516; ko=KO:K00088; pfam=PF00478,PF00571; smart=SM01240; superfamily=51412; tigrfam=TIGR01302) has protein sequence MAYYYDEPSRTFSEYLLVPGYSSKECTADNVSLKTPLTRFKKGETPAITMNTPLVSAVMQSVSGEEMGVALAKEGGVAFIFGSQSVEEQAAMVKRVKMHKAGFVTSDSNVSPENTLADILELKKKTGHATVAVTEDGSANGKFIGIVTSRDYRISRLDVATKVKEFMTPIDRIIYAKEGITLKEANNIIWDNKLNTLPIIDDNQRLVAFVFRKDYDSHKDNPNALLDSSKRYIVGAGINTRDYEERVPALIEAGADVLCIDSSEGFSEWQKLTIDYIKKTYGDTVKIGAGNVVDEDGFRFLADAGADFIKIGIGGGSICITRETKGIGRGQATAVIDVAKARDKYFEETGIYVPICSDGGIVHDYHITLALAMGSDFCMLGRYFSRFDESPTSKVVINGNYMKEYWGEGSARARNWQRYDMGGDSKLSFEEGVDSYVPYAGSIHDSLPQTFSKIKSAMCNCGALTIKELQEKAKITLVSATSIVEGGAHDVLLKDNNLGNSNR, from the coding sequence ATGGCATACTATTATGATGAACCATCAAGAACGTTTAGTGAATATCTTTTGGTACCAGGATATTCTTCAAAGGAGTGTACTGCAGATAATGTGTCTTTAAAAACACCTCTAACAAGATTTAAAAAAGGTGAAACTCCAGCTATAACTATGAATACACCACTTGTTTCTGCTGTAATGCAATCAGTATCTGGTGAAGAAATGGGTGTTGCTCTTGCTAAAGAAGGAGGAGTCGCTTTTATTTTTGGTTCTCAAAGTGTTGAGGAACAAGCTGCTATGGTAAAGCGTGTTAAAATGCATAAAGCAGGTTTTGTAACAAGTGATTCAAATGTTAGTCCTGAAAATACTTTAGCTGATATTTTGGAATTGAAAAAGAAAACTGGACATGCTACAGTTGCAGTTACTGAAGATGGTAGTGCAAATGGAAAGTTTATTGGAATTGTAACAAGTAGAGATTATCGTATTAGTCGTTTAGATGTTGCAACTAAAGTGAAAGAGTTTATGACTCCAATTGATAGAATTATTTATGCAAAAGAAGGTATTACTTTAAAAGAAGCAAATAATATTATTTGGGATAATAAATTAAATACTTTACCAATAATTGATGATAATCAAAGATTAGTGGCATTTGTTTTTAGAAAAGATTATGATTCTCATAAAGATAATCCTAATGCTTTACTTGATAGTTCAAAGCGTTATATTGTTGGAGCTGGGATTAATACAAGAGATTATGAAGAAAGAGTGCCAGCTTTAATTGAAGCAGGTGCTGATGTTTTATGTATTGATTCTTCTGAAGGTTTTTCTGAATGGCAAAAACTAACAATTGATTATATTAAAAAGACTTATGGTGATACAGTAAAAATTGGAGCTGGAAATGTTGTTGATGAAGATGGGTTTAGATTTTTAGCTGATGCTGGAGCTGATTTTATTAAAATTGGTATCGGTGGAGGTTCAATTTGTATTACTAGAGAAACAAAAGGAATTGGACGAGGACAAGCAACTGCTGTAATTGATGTTGCTAAAGCAAGAGATAAATATTTTGAAGAAACTGGTATTTATGTTCCTATTTGTTCTGATGGTGGAATTGTTCATGATTATCATATAACTTTAGCTTTAGCTATGGGATCAGATTTCTGTATGCTTGGTCGTTACTTCTCTCGTTTTGATGAAAGTCCAACTAGTAAAGTAGTTATTAATGGAAACTATATGAAAGAGTATTGGGGTGAAGGGTCTGCTCGTGCTCGTAACTGGCAACGTTATGATATGGGTGGTGATTCAAAACTTTCTTTTGAAGAAGGTGTTGATTCTTATGTACCTTATGCTGGAAGTATTCATGATAGCTTACCACAAACTTTTAGTAAAATTAAATCGGCAATGTGTAATTGCGGAGCATTAACTATTAAAGAACTTCAAGAAAAGGCTAAAATAACACTTGTTTCTGCTACTAGTATTGTTGAGGGTGGAGCTCACGATGTTTTATTAAAAGATAATAATTTAGGTAATAGTAATAGATAA
- a CDS encoding hypothetical protein (product_source=Hypo-rule applied; superfamily=47050; transmembrane_helix_parts=Inside_1_4,TMhelix_5_27,Outside_28_220): MKKENIKYIGIVLIIIILFWAYNNFLVKPTKNIVLEKEGYYNDCYKVSSSANKAIDLTSLLDSKKLSKNDEDISEQYIKSKCVSVESYSLKKYLVVDDFSIEHEKSRNDQAYQISYQEVLKQLGKKENKSELDKKIIESLKFYLNDSKFKNLVPKTIDNFQEQSILIGPNQNDSSGKYVLAIDIKVAKNNIYKLKNNKRVYKESKYIFDGISMEYIKVGE, encoded by the coding sequence TTGAAAAAAGAAAATATTAAATATATAGGAATTGTTTTAATAATTATCATCTTATTTTGGGCGTACAATAATTTTTTGGTTAAACCAACAAAAAATATTGTATTAGAAAAAGAAGGGTATTATAACGATTGTTATAAAGTATCAAGTAGTGCTAATAAAGCGATTGATTTAACAAGTCTTTTAGATTCTAAAAAATTATCTAAAAATGATGAAGATATTAGTGAACAATATATAAAAAGTAAATGCGTTAGTGTAGAAAGTTATAGTTTAAAGAAATATCTTGTGGTTGATGATTTTAGTATTGAACACGAAAAATCAAGAAATGATCAAGCCTATCAAATTAGCTATCAAGAAGTTTTAAAACAACTTGGTAAAAAAGAAAATAAAAGTGAATTAGATAAAAAAATAATTGAAAGTTTAAAATTTTATTTAAATGATAGTAAATTTAAAAATCTAGTACCAAAAACAATAGATAACTTTCAAGAACAAAGCATTTTGATTGGTCCAAATCAAAATGATAGTAGTGGAAAATATGTATTAGCGATTGATATAAAGGTTGCAAAAAATAATATTTATAAACTTAAAAATAATAAACGTGTTTATAAAGAAAGTAAATATATTTTTGATGGTATAAGTATGGAATATATTAAAGTGGGTGAGTAA
- a CDS encoding hypothetical protein (product_source=Hypo-rule applied; cleavage_site_network=SignalP-noTM; superfamily=74914), translating into MKKIGLIVLMGLLISGCSNYALSQSSLKANTTNNHSIVFSNEKNIQKLCTKSNLDNFVVEYDEMMVFDEFNLGKFETFKYNKETKNKYSVLNDYSAKCQYQVSYLDMTSPNNFVNITKLNLKKDEKVDFNKLYKEGLFKEFIDTKDNTINANVIKKYLKGYKSEDYEKLNIVAENDGEYQLIIKPIFRIYHFADENLINDYDIAGVSGVYFQIKKVD; encoded by the coding sequence TTGAAAAAGATCGGATTAATAGTTTTAATGGGATTATTGATAAGTGGGTGTAGTAACTACGCACTTAGTCAATCTAGTTTAAAAGCAAATACAACAAACAATCATTCAATAGTTTTTTCAAATGAAAAAAACATTCAAAAGCTTTGCACAAAAAGTAATCTTGATAATTTTGTTGTTGAGTATGATGAAATGATGGTTTTTGATGAATTTAATTTAGGAAAATTTGAAACTTTTAAATATAATAAAGAAACAAAGAATAAATATTCTGTATTAAATGATTACTCAGCTAAATGTCAATATCAAGTTAGTTATCTTGATATGACTTCACCAAATAACTTTGTTAATATAACAAAATTAAATCTTAAAAAGGATGAAAAAGTAGATTTTAACAAGTTATATAAAGAAGGATTATTTAAAGAGTTTATTGATACAAAAGATAATACAATAAATGCCAATGTTATCAAAAAATATTTAAAAGGATATAAAAGCGAAGATTATGAAAAATTAAATATCGTAGCTGAAAATGATGGAGAATATCAATTAATAATAAAACCAATTTTTAGAATTTATCATTTTGCTGATGAAAACTTAATTAATGATTATGATATTGCAGGAGTAAGTGGTGTTTATTTTCAAATAAAAAAAGTAGATTAG
- a CDS encoding replication initiation and membrane attachment protein (product_source=KO:K03346; cog=COG3611; ko=KO:K03346; pfam=PF07261; superfamily=47473,55608) produces MNDFLAADNIYTVNCHTQLNSFDRKVLTTLYQPIIGHSATALYFTLWSEVEIDRIYSSPAYIKRLIKIMNIDLQSLVHCFNVLESLGLVQTLYRKNKESDFYHIKIFSPEQPSTFFQNPLLTSNLKNALDSEDYNKTKMFFALNETDETIYENISKKYQDVFSMNYDLRILNGKDTYKEYNYAKIASDVDFSLIKEALKNYNLQNLINESKVKKTIEMLLLTYPMTTNDIVESIVECSENNTIDLNELIKSIEMKDKIRKHKTELDLVYLRNDNATNKYEKNSVFDYLKKYCNSLKIDKDLLINLENIMKDYTMSNGVFNVLVEYVVKKNGTINLNYLKAIANSWNIDGINTVELALQRIDLINKNDNNNKRKNNYSKKKVIGNADDWYQIADKNEMSDEESKYIDSILSDLEKR; encoded by the coding sequence ATGAATGACTTTTTAGCAGCCGATAATATATATACAGTTAATTGTCATACGCAATTAAATTCTTTTGATCGTAAAGTTTTAACAACTCTATATCAACCTATTATAGGTCATAGTGCAACAGCATTATATTTTACTCTTTGGTCTGAAGTTGAAATTGATCGTATTTACTCTAGTCCAGCCTATATAAAAAGATTAATAAAAATAATGAATATTGATTTACAATCTTTAGTTCATTGTTTTAATGTTTTAGAGAGTTTAGGTTTAGTACAAACTTTATATCGAAAAAATAAGGAAAGTGATTTTTATCATATAAAGATTTTTTCACCTGAACAACCAAGTACTTTTTTTCAAAATCCTTTATTAACAAGTAATTTGAAAAATGCATTAGATAGTGAGGATTATAATAAAACAAAGATGTTTTTTGCTCTAAATGAAACTGATGAAACTATATATGAAAATATTTCTAAAAAATATCAAGATGTTTTTTCAATGAATTATGATTTAAGAATACTTAATGGTAAAGATACTTATAAAGAATATAATTATGCAAAAATAGCAAGTGATGTTGATTTTTCTTTAATAAAAGAGGCTTTAAAAAATTATAACCTTCAAAATTTAATTAATGAATCAAAAGTAAAGAAAACAATTGAAATGTTACTTCTTACTTATCCAATGACAACTAATGACATAGTTGAATCAATTGTTGAATGTAGTGAAAATAATACTATTGATTTAAATGAGCTAATTAAAAGTATAGAAATGAAAGATAAGATAAGAAAACATAAAACTGAATTAGATTTAGTTTATTTGAGAAATGATAATGCAACAAATAAATATGAAAAAAATAGTGTTTTTGATTATTTGAAAAAATATTGTAACTCATTAAAGATTGATAAAGATTTATTGATTAATTTAGAAAATATAATGAAAGATTATACAATGAGCAATGGTGTCTTTAATGTATTGGTGGAATATGTTGTCAAAAAAAATGGTACTATTAATTTGAATTATTTAAAAGCGATTGCAAATAGTTGGAATATAGATGGAATTAATACTGTTGAATTAGCTTTACAAAGAATTGATTTAATTAATAAAAACGATAATAATAATAAAAGAAAAAATAATTATTCAAAGAAAAAAGTTATTGGAAATGCTGATGACTGGTATCAAATTGCTGATAAAAATGAAATGTCAGATGAGGAATCAAAGTATATTGATAGTATTTTATCTGATTTAGAAAAAAGGTGA
- a CDS encoding primosomal protein DnaI (product_source=KO:K11144; cath_funfam=3.40.50.300; cog=COG1484; ko=KO:K11144; pfam=PF01695; smart=SM00382; superfamily=52540,82910): MKKIELENNINVDIYKNRILEKYKNDDFFIKEYKKYQSELDNIEFIELVEVIESKRMAMLCDDYGMCKQKVRGYRLELDNDGLKYVPCECLKQKKKFEKRYENLLYTTFDLTKDLPEVSDLKKSKGRASVYEYISLLNKNQVKQGLFLSGAPGIGKTFIIETLLNINLKDNKTCAYILLNDFFNEMRSLYFSYDQEDKSLFNRLIKRLKNVNVLIIDDIGAEKVDAIARDEILFPILDSRMKNEKITHFTSNYKMSELEDHYGETSAKISEPIKGKRLLERIRVLSKEFILSDNKSNR; this comes from the coding sequence ATGAAAAAAATTGAATTAGAGAATAATATAAATGTGGATATCTATAAAAATAGAATATTAGAAAAATATAAAAACGATGATTTTTTTATTAAAGAATATAAAAAATATCAAAGTGAGTTAGATAATATTGAATTTATTGAATTAGTTGAAGTTATTGAAAGCAAAAGAATGGCTATGCTGTGTGATGATTATGGAATGTGCAAACAAAAAGTTAGAGGTTATCGTCTTGAACTTGATAATGATGGTCTAAAGTATGTTCCTTGTGAGTGTTTAAAACAAAAGAAAAAATTTGAAAAAAGATATGAAAATCTATTGTATACAACTTTTGATTTAACTAAAGATTTGCCAGAGGTAAGTGATCTTAAAAAAAGTAAGGGTCGAGCTAGTGTTTATGAATATATTTCTTTATTAAATAAAAATCAAGTAAAACAAGGGTTGTTTTTAAGTGGTGCTCCGGGTATTGGAAAAACTTTTATAATTGAAACTTTATTAAATATCAATTTAAAAGACAACAAGACGTGTGCTTATATTTTATTAAATGATTTTTTTAATGAGATGAGATCGCTTTATTTTAGTTATGATCAAGAAGACAAAAGTTTATTTAATCGTTTAATTAAAAGGTTAAAGAATGTTAATGTTTTGATTATTGATGATATTGGTGCTGAGAAAGTGGATGCAATAGCACGAGATGAAATTTTATTTCCTATTTTAGATAGTAGAATGAAAAATGAGAAAATAACACATTTTACATCAAACTATAAGATGAGTGAATTAGAAGATCACTATGGTGAAACTTCTGCTAAAATATCTGAGCCTATTAAAGGTAAGCGATTATTAGAAAGAATTAGAGTTTTGAGTAAAGAATTTATTTTAAGTGATAATAAATCAAATAGATAA
- a CDS encoding small subunit ribosomal protein S6 (product_source=KO:K02990; cath_funfam=3.30.70.60; cog=COG0360; ko=KO:K02990; pfam=PF01250; superfamily=54995; tigrfam=TIGR00166) produces the protein MRKYEIMYIIHPSLDEALSNEIVEKYNKVITEDGSKVLEVKDWGLRDLAYEIKKVNKGHYIILKVEASNEAIAEYERLSLIDSNIIRHIVIKEEE, from the coding sequence ATGCGTAAATATGAAATTATGTATATCATTCATCCTAGTCTTGACGAAGCACTAAGTAACGAAATTGTTGAAAAATACAATAAAGTAATCACAGAAGATGGTTCAAAAGTGCTAGAAGTTAAAGACTGGGGATTAAGAGACTTAGCTTATGAAATTAAAAAAGTAAACAAAGGTCATTACATTATTTTAAAAGTTGAAGCAAGCAATGAAGCAATTGCTGAATACGAACGTTTATCTTTAATTGATAGTAATATTATTAGACATATTGTTATCAAAGAAGAAGAATAA
- a CDS encoding single-strand DNA-binding protein (product_source=KO:K03111; cath_funfam=2.40.50.140; cog=COG0629; ko=KO:K03111; pfam=PF00436; superfamily=50249; tigrfam=TIGR00621), protein MNRAVLVGRLTKDPELKKTNSGSSVVNFTLAINRTYTNANGEREADFINCVAWGRTADNMAAYVSKGSQIGVDGRIQTRSYEADGRRVYVTEVFADNVQFLESKSTGQVNNAQPNVQQNNQQNNDFFADFNQSNNSSEDILSGLDISDDELPF, encoded by the coding sequence ATGAATAGAGCGGTTTTAGTGGGTCGTTTAACAAAAGATCCTGAATTAAAGAAAACAAATAGTGGAAGTAGTGTTGTAAATTTCACTCTTGCAATTAATCGTACATATACGAATGCAAATGGTGAAAGAGAAGCTGATTTCATTAATTGTGTTGCTTGGGGACGTACCGCAGACAATATGGCTGCTTATGTTTCAAAAGGTTCACAAATTGGTGTTGATGGAAGAATTCAAACAAGAAGTTATGAAGCAGATGGACGTCGTGTTTATGTTACTGAAGTATTTGCTGATAATGTTCAATTTTTAGAATCAAAATCAACTGGACAAGTTAATAATGCTCAACCTAATGTTCAACAAAATAATCAACAAAATAATGATTTCTTTGCTGATTTTAATCAAAGCAATAACTCATCAGAAGACATTTTAAGTGGATTAGATATTTCTGATGATGAATTACCATTCTAG
- a CDS encoding small subunit ribosomal protein S18 (product_source=KO:K02963; cath_funfam=4.10.640.10; cog=COG0238; ko=KO:K02963; pfam=PF01084; superfamily=46911; tigrfam=TIGR00165), with product MNYKKRGGRRKVCYFTKNNITHIDYKDTELLKRFISERGKILPRRVTGTCAKYQRQLAIAIKRSRQMALLPYVSE from the coding sequence ATGAACTACAAAAAACGTGGTGGAAGACGTAAAGTATGTTATTTCACTAAAAACAATATAACTCATATTGATTATAAAGATACAGAATTATTAAAAAGATTTATCTCTGAAAGAGGTAAAATTTTACCAAGACGTGTTACTGGTACTTGTGCAAAATACCAAAGACAATTAGCTATTGCTATTAAAAGATCACGTCAAATGGCTTTATTACCATATGTAAGTGAATAA